In Salvia splendens isolate huo1 unplaced genomic scaffold, SspV2 ctg913, whole genome shotgun sequence, a genomic segment contains:
- the LOC121791786 gene encoding glutathione S-transferase PARB-like, which translates to MAIKVHGSPVSPAAKRVLLCLAEKQLDYEFVLVDLATGQHKKEPFLSLNPFGQVPGFEDGDLKLFESRAITRYIAHAYADKGTPLISEDPKKMAIIGVWLEVESQRFDAAGQKLSFEILVKPMKGLTTDDAAVEQLQGQLAAVLDVYEARLGKSKYLGGDEFSLADLHHVPIIANLLKTKVKAVFDARPAVSAWAAALLARPAWLKINAA; encoded by the exons ATGGCGATCAAGGTCCACGGATCCCCTGTTTCTCCAGCAGCAAAGAGAGTTCTTCTTTGCTTAGCCGAGAAACAACTAGATTACGAATTCGTGCTGGTCGATTTAGCCACCGGCCAGCACAAGAAGGAGCCCTTCCTCTCTCTCAAC CCATTCGGTCAGGTACCAGGCTTCGAAGACGGCGATCTCAAACTCTTCG AATCTCGGGCGATTACGAGATACATCGCGCACGCGTACGCGGACAAGGGGACGCCGCTGATCTCTGAGGATCCGAAGAAGATGGCGATCATCGGAGTGTGGCTGGAGGTGGAGTCGCAGAGATTCGACGCGGCGGGGCAGAAGCTGAGCTTCGAGATTCTGGTGAAGCCGATGAAGGGGCTGACGACCGACGACGCCGCCGTGGAGCAGCTGCAGGGGCAGTTGGCTGCGGTTCTCGACGTCTACGAGGCTAGATTGGGGAAGTCAAAGTATTTGGGCGGCGATGAGTTCTCGTTGGCGGATCTGCACCACGTTCCGATCATCGCTAATTTGTTGAAGACGAAGGTGAAAGCGGTGTTCGACGCGCGGCCCGCCGTCTCGGCCTGGGCCGCCGCACTCCTGGCCCGCCCCGCTTGGCTCAAAATTAACGCAGCTTAG